One genomic segment of Osmia bicornis bicornis chromosome 16, iOsmBic2.1, whole genome shotgun sequence includes these proteins:
- the LOC114880474 gene encoding contactin-5-like isoform X2 has product MTRCRLLYLFLFTALLIGTDAAKGGGGRGGGRRSGGRVYKSRMPILIPHRNPASANYYENKDGARIVKSSHFELDYMLGRKITFFCMATGFPRPEITWLKDGIELYHHKFFQIVMSRSMVIFVLIVLLLNSQETLARRGRARGKSRSRVQIGLPITGKYRDPESDQYYNNHNGAKILLSSHFDLEYVLGHKIVFLCVARGNPRPHITWFKDGAEIYNHLYLHVHEWQEGPDQVKSKLEIDPATQMDAGVYECTADNMYSIDRRSFKTDFSIAFD; this is encoded by the exons ATGACGAGATGTCGACTATTGTACCTGTTCTTGTTTACCGCTTTGCTGATCGGCACAGACGCGGCAAAAGGTGGAGGAGGCAGAGGAGGCGGTAGACGGAGCGGTGGAAGAGTATACAAATCACGGATGCCTATTCTAATTCCTCATAGAAATCCTGCTAGTGCCAATTACTATGAAAACAAAGAC GGCGCAAGAATAGTGAAATCATCTCACTTTGAGTTAGATTACATGCTCGGTAGGAAGATCACGTTCTTCTGCATGGCTACCGGATTTCCAAGGCCTGAGATCACCTGGTTAAAGGATGGAATTGAATTGTATCATCATAAGTTCTTTCAG ATAGTCATGTCACGTTCCATGGTGATATTTGTATTAATCGTTCTGCTGCTGAACAGCCAGGAGACCCTTGCTCGAAGAGGACGAGCCAGGGGTAAAAGTAGATCAAGAGTTCAAATTGGATTACCCATCACTGGGAAGTACCGTGATCCGGAGAGTGATCAGTATTACAATAATCATAAC GGAGCGAAGATACTGCTGTCCTCGCACTTTGATTTGGAGTACGTTCTGGGACACAAAATCGTCTTCCTCTGCGTTGCACGTGGAAATCCACGTCCCCATATCACATGGTTCAAGGATGGCGCAGAGATCTATAATCATCTTTACCTGCAC GTACACGAATGGCAAGAGGGACCTGACCAAGTGAAATCGAAACTAGAAATTGATCCTGCTACGCAAATGGATGCCGGTGTCTACGAATGTACAGCCGACAATATGTATAGTATCGATCGTAGATCATTCAAAACTGACTTTTCTATCGCTTTCGATTAA
- the LOC114880474 gene encoding immunoglobulin domain-containing protein oig-4-like isoform X1 — protein sequence MSRSMVIFVLIVLLLNSQETLARRGRARGKSRSRVQIGLPITGKYRDPESDQYYNNHNGAKILLSSHFDLEYVLGHKIVFLCVARGNPRPHITWFKDGAEIYNHLYLHVHEWQEGPDQVKSKLEIDPATQMDAGVYECTADNMYSIDRRSFKTDFSIAFD from the exons ATGTCACGTTCCATGGTGATATTTGTATTAATCGTTCTGCTGCTGAACAGCCAGGAGACCCTTGCTCGAAGAGGACGAGCCAGGGGTAAAAGTAGATCAAGAGTTCAAATTGGATTACCCATCACTGGGAAGTACCGTGATCCGGAGAGTGATCAGTATTACAATAATCATAAC GGAGCGAAGATACTGCTGTCCTCGCACTTTGATTTGGAGTACGTTCTGGGACACAAAATCGTCTTCCTCTGCGTTGCACGTGGAAATCCACGTCCCCATATCACATGGTTCAAGGATGGCGCAGAGATCTATAATCATCTTTACCTGCAC GTACACGAATGGCAAGAGGGACCTGACCAAGTGAAATCGAAACTAGAAATTGATCCTGCTACGCAAATGGATGCCGGTGTCTACGAATGTACAGCCGACAATATGTATAGTATCGATCGTAGATCATTCAAAACTGACTTTTCTATCGCTTTCGATTAA